The following proteins come from a genomic window of Pseudomonas sp. WJP1:
- a CDS encoding NAD-dependent epimerase/dehydratase family protein, producing the protein MTTTATAQTPFNRLLLTGAAGGLGKVLRESLRPYANVIRLSDIADIAPAIDDREEVVPCDLADKHAVHQLVEGVDAILHFGGVSVERSFEEILGANICGVFHIYEAARRHGVKRVIFASSNHVIGFYKQDEVIDAHSPRRPDSYYGLSKSYGEDMATFYFDRYGIETVSVRIGSSFPEPQNRRMMSTWLSFGDLTQLLERALYTPNVGHTVVYGASDNKDIWWDNRYASALGYAPQDSSEVFREKVEALPLPAADDPARVYQGGAFCAAGPFGD; encoded by the coding sequence ATGACAACCACCGCAACCGCCCAAACGCCCTTCAATCGCCTGCTGCTGACCGGTGCTGCCGGTGGCTTGGGCAAAGTCCTGCGCGAGAGCCTGCGCCCGTACGCCAATGTCATTCGCCTGTCGGACATCGCCGACATCGCCCCCGCCATCGATGATCGCGAGGAAGTCGTACCCTGCGACCTCGCCGACAAGCACGCCGTGCACCAACTGGTCGAAGGCGTGGACGCGATCCTGCATTTTGGCGGCGTGTCGGTTGAGCGCTCGTTCGAAGAGATCCTCGGCGCCAACATCTGCGGCGTCTTCCACATCTACGAGGCGGCGCGCCGGCACGGCGTCAAGCGCGTGATCTTCGCCAGTTCCAACCACGTGATCGGCTTCTACAAGCAGGACGAAGTCATCGACGCCCACTCCCCTCGCCGCCCCGACAGCTACTACGGTTTGTCCAAGTCCTACGGCGAAGACATGGCCACCTTCTACTTCGATCGCTACGGCATCGAGACCGTCAGCGTGCGCATCGGCTCTTCGTTCCCCGAACCGCAAAACCGCCGGATGATGAGCACCTGGCTGAGCTTCGGCGACCTCACCCAACTCCTCGAACGTGCGCTCTATACCCCGAACGTCGGCCACACCGTGGTCTACGGCGCCTCCGATAACAAGGACATCTGGTGGGACAACCGCTACGCCAGTGCCCTGGGCTACGCCCCGCAGGACAGCTCCGAAGTATTCCGCGAAAAAGTCGAAGCCCTGCCGTTGCCAGCCGCCGATGACCCGGCGCGGGTTTACCAGGGTGGTGCCTTTTGCGCGGCAGGCCCGTTCGGCGACTGA
- a CDS encoding OprD family porin, producing the protein MSQLVRDSSARTPRPSFTRLQTLSLFGCTSLALALPVSSQAEGFTDDAKATLNLRNAYFNRNYINPAYPQGKAEEWTQNFILDAKSGYTQGPVGFGVDLLGLYSQKLDGGKGTGGTQLLPIHGDGRPADNFGRLGVALKGKISKTELKVGEWMPVLPILRSDDGRSLPQTFRGGQVTSTEISGLTLYGGQFRQNSPRNDASMEDMFMNGKSAAFSSDRFNFGGGEYAFNEKRTQVGVWYAQLSDIYQQQYFNLSHSQPIGDWTLGANLGYFIGKEDGSALAGDLDNKTAFALLSAKYGGNTFYIGLQKLSGDDVWMRVNGTSGGTLANDSYNSSYDNAREKSWQVRHDYNFVALGIPGLTLMNRYISGDNVHTGTITDGKEWGRESELAYTVQSGALKNLNVKWRNASIRKDFSTNEFDENRLFISYPISLL; encoded by the coding sequence GTGAGCCAGCTCGTCCGCGATTCGTCCGCCCGTACCCCACGCCCATCCTTCACCCGCTTGCAGACGCTGAGCCTGTTCGGTTGCACCAGCCTGGCCCTCGCCCTGCCCGTCAGCAGCCAGGCCGAAGGCTTCACCGATGACGCCAAAGCCACGCTGAACCTGCGCAACGCCTACTTCAATCGCAACTACATCAACCCGGCCTACCCCCAGGGCAAGGCTGAGGAGTGGACACAGAACTTCATCCTCGACGCGAAGTCCGGCTACACCCAGGGGCCGGTCGGCTTCGGTGTGGATCTGCTGGGCCTGTATTCGCAGAAGCTCGATGGCGGCAAAGGCACCGGGGGTACGCAGTTGCTGCCGATCCACGGTGACGGCCGCCCGGCCGACAACTTCGGGCGCCTGGGCGTGGCGCTCAAGGGCAAGATTTCGAAAACCGAACTGAAGGTCGGCGAATGGATGCCGGTGCTGCCGATCCTGCGTTCCGACGACGGCCGCTCGCTGCCGCAGACCTTTCGCGGCGGCCAGGTGACCTCCACCGAGATCAGCGGCCTGACACTCTACGGCGGGCAGTTCCGGCAGAACAGCCCGCGCAACGATGCGAGCATGGAAGACATGTTCATGAACGGCAAATCGGCGGCCTTTTCCTCGGATCGCTTCAATTTCGGCGGCGGCGAATACGCCTTCAACGAGAAACGCACCCAGGTCGGCGTGTGGTATGCGCAGCTCAGCGACATCTACCAACAGCAATACTTCAACCTCAGCCACAGCCAGCCCATCGGCGACTGGACCCTTGGCGCCAACCTCGGCTACTTCATCGGCAAGGAAGATGGCAGCGCCCTCGCCGGCGACCTCGACAACAAGACCGCGTTTGCCCTGCTCTCGGCCAAGTACGGCGGCAACACCTTCTACATCGGCCTGCAAAAACTCAGCGGCGATGACGTGTGGATGCGGGTCAACGGCACCAGCGGCGGGACCCTGGCCAACGACAGCTACAACTCCAGCTACGACAACGCCCGGGAGAAGTCCTGGCAGGTGCGTCATGACTACAACTTCGTGGCCCTCGGCATTCCCGGCCTGACGTTGATGAACCGCTACATCAGCGGCGACAACGTGCACACCGGCACCATCACCGACGGCAAGGAATGGGGTCGCGAATCGGAACTGGCCTACACCGTGCAGAGCGGCGCGCTGAAAAACCTCAACGTCAAATGGCGCAATGCGAGCATCCGCAAGGATTTCAGCACCAACGAGTTCGATGAGAACCGGCTCTTCATCAGTTATCCGATTTCGTTGTTGTAA
- a CDS encoding TetR/AcrR family transcriptional regulator — protein sequence MGNHKIEIRRSNVEKILLGAEKVFAEKGFGSTAMADIAAEVQLPRSNLHYYFSTKTELYSAVLFDLLEVWKQDALCFEMFDDPRVVLSSYIRAKMNHSRSRPYGSKVWANEIIHGAPTLGETLDASLYDWAKMKEAKIRQWVDDGRILPVEPSSLLYMIWASTQHYADFDHQVNILNDHQPLSDMQFERAVQTVTSVILRGIGLEP from the coding sequence ATGGGCAATCACAAGATCGAGATCCGTCGCAGTAACGTCGAGAAAATTCTGCTGGGGGCCGAGAAGGTCTTCGCCGAAAAAGGCTTTGGCAGCACCGCCATGGCCGACATCGCCGCCGAAGTGCAACTGCCGCGCTCCAACCTGCATTACTACTTCAGCACCAAGACCGAACTGTACAGCGCCGTGCTGTTCGACCTGCTGGAAGTGTGGAAGCAGGACGCCCTGTGCTTCGAGATGTTCGACGACCCCCGTGTAGTGCTCAGCAGCTACATCCGCGCCAAGATGAACCACTCACGCAGCCGGCCCTACGGCTCGAAAGTCTGGGCCAACGAAATCATCCACGGCGCGCCGACCCTGGGTGAGACCCTGGACGCGAGCCTGTACGACTGGGCCAAGATGAAGGAAGCGAAGATTCGCCAGTGGGTGGACGACGGGCGCATCCTGCCGGTGGAGCCTTCAAGCCTGCTGTACATGATCTGGGCCTCGACCCAGCACTATGCCGACTTTGATCACCAGGTAAATATTTTGAATGATCATCAGCCGTTGTCGGACATGCAGTTCGAGCGGGCGGTGCAGACGGTGACCAGTGTGATTTTGCGGGGGATTGGGTTGGAGCCCTGA
- the preA gene encoding NAD-dependent dihydropyrimidine dehydrogenase subunit PreA — protein MADLSIVFAGIKSPNPFWLASAPPTDKAYNVVRAFEAGWGGVVWKTLGEDPAAVNVSSRYSAHFGANREVLGFNNIELITDRSLEINLREITQVKKDWPDRALIVSLMVPCVEESWKHILPLVEATGADGIELNFGCPHGMPERGMGAAVGQVPEYVEQVTRWCKTYCSLPVIVKLTPNITDIRVAARAAHRGGADAVSLINTINSITSVNLERMVANPIVGSQSTHGGYCGSAVKPIALNMVAEIARDPQTHGLPISGIGGIGNWRDAAEFIALGSGSVQVCTAAMLHGFRIVEEMKDGLSRWMDTQGYTSIAEFSGRAVGNTTDWKYLDINYQVIAKIDQEACIGCGRCHIACEDTSHQAVASLKQADGTHKYQVIEDECVGCNLCQITCPVQDCIEMVPMENGKPFLDWNHDPRNPYHVAV, from the coding sequence ATGGCCGATCTGTCGATTGTCTTCGCTGGCATCAAGTCCCCCAACCCGTTCTGGCTGGCCTCCGCGCCGCCGACCGACAAGGCCTACAACGTGGTCCGCGCCTTCGAGGCCGGCTGGGGCGGCGTGGTCTGGAAAACCCTGGGGGAAGACCCGGCGGCGGTGAACGTGTCGTCGCGCTATTCGGCGCACTTCGGGGCGAACCGGGAGGTACTGGGTTTCAACAACATCGAACTGATCACCGACCGCTCCCTGGAGATCAACCTGCGGGAAATCACCCAGGTCAAGAAGGACTGGCCGGACCGCGCGTTGATCGTCTCGCTGATGGTGCCCTGCGTCGAAGAATCCTGGAAACACATCCTGCCGCTGGTGGAGGCCACGGGGGCCGACGGCATCGAGCTGAACTTCGGTTGCCCCCACGGCATGCCCGAGCGCGGTATGGGCGCGGCGGTCGGCCAGGTGCCGGAATACGTCGAGCAGGTCACCCGCTGGTGCAAGACCTATTGCTCATTGCCGGTGATCGTCAAGCTGACGCCGAACATCACCGACATCCGCGTGGCTGCCCGCGCGGCGCACCGTGGCGGCGCGGATGCAGTGTCGCTGATCAACACGATCAACTCGATCACCAGCGTCAACCTGGAGCGCATGGTTGCCAATCCGATTGTCGGCAGCCAAAGCACCCATGGCGGCTATTGCGGCTCGGCGGTCAAGCCGATCGCCTTGAACATGGTCGCCGAAATCGCCCGCGACCCGCAGACCCATGGCCTGCCCATCAGCGGCATTGGCGGCATCGGCAACTGGCGCGATGCCGCTGAATTCATCGCCCTGGGCAGCGGCTCGGTGCAAGTGTGCACGGCGGCGATGCTGCATGGCTTCCGCATCGTCGAGGAGATGAAAGACGGCTTGTCACGCTGGATGGACACCCAGGGCTACACCAGCATCGCCGAGTTTTCCGGGCGCGCGGTGGGCAATACCACCGACTGGAAGTACCTGGACATCAACTATCAGGTGATCGCGAAGATCGATCAGGAGGCGTGCATTGGTTGTGGGCGCTGCCATATCGCTTGTGAGGACACCTCGCACCAGGCGGTGGCCAGCCTCAAGCAGGCGGACGGTACGCATAAGTACCAGGTGATCGAGGATGAGTGTGTGGGCTGCAACCTGTGCCAGATCACCTGTCCGGTGCAGGATTGCATCGAGATGGTGCCCATGGAAAACGGCAAGCCGTTTCTGGACTGGAATCATGATCCGCGCAATCCGTACCATGTCGCGGTTTGA